A region of the Apium graveolens cultivar Ventura chromosome 6, ASM990537v1, whole genome shotgun sequence genome:
ctgatattatcttctgataaatatctcctaaaccttaaatactgataacttaagttctgacttcagtataagtgctgatttcagttaagtactgatttgtcctgtttaagtaagatctgaaaactaaacataaatcatattagtcatgacattatcaaatatatctaacatgaaaAAAACTAACTTAAAACAGTTATACTTATACTATAATACTAACTTGAAACAGTTATAACTAAAAACTGCTTACTAAACTTTGGTGTTCCCATTAGAATTGTATTAAATATCAATAACGCAATTTGACAATAATACGAAATAAATGACAAAAACAACCAAAACACATTCTTCATTGATTCAAATAGGAAAAACAAACTTTCAACATCAGCAAACCAAGTTTAGAGTTCAATGTGATAAggaaatttaataattaaaaactgAGGAAATTGGATTGCCAACACAAATGCTGCATCCATTCCAGATAAAAGATGTACAACTTGTCCAATCTGCAAAATTCATTTGCATCAATTCCGGAAAACAAAGTTATGAAAGATAGAATATGATGATAACAACTTGAAAATGGTCATTATTTAAAATGAAATTCAGAAATGCTAAACACCAATCCAATCCAGCTTTCATACATAACATCAAGCAAAATAATTGAGTGCTAAACTACTGTATTACTTCTCCTgcaaattttatcaaattaaaaatTCTTAGAATATGAACAAAACAACAGAAAAAACTTATAGAATATAGATacttattaatatatttataccAATCAATTTATATCAAATTGTAATGTAACTCAAACTTACGTCAAGAACCAAAACCAATATGTAATCCTTTAAATTTAACGTAGAAAAACAACTTATCTTATGACTTATGAGGATAATTAATGAACGGAATGTAAGTGATTTAATGCAAAAAAACAAAATACAATGCATAAATGTATCTTACCTTTTTAATTTTTATGGTAACTGATTTTGCAGAGCCTGGAGTGTGATCAATGGCATCAAGATCGACAGACTAACACAAAACAATTACGCTTTATAAAGATTTGTTGGAAGACTAGAAGTTATAAAATTATAATGGTTCGAGTATTATAACATATAAAAACCAAACTTACATTAACGGAAAAGTTGATGGAGGAAGATTCTGATATATGTGCAGATTCAGATGGACTTGGACTCTGTGTAGTCGTGTCAAATATGTCATTTGCATCAAATATGGTACTATCCTCAGTTACATTTGCTTTGTTAAACTGAATAATAACAGTGACTTCCTTTTCAACCAAATCTTTAAGTACCTGAGGAAGGCCTTCTTCAGGAGCCTGAGACAatgtaataattattaaatactTTAATTGATAATTTAGAACATTACATTGGATCTGCTTTATTGTAATGAATTTATACCTTCTCAAAATCATTATACGCTTTTGTTGCACTTGTGCCAACAATCCTTCTAGCAGCTCGGTCCATGAGTATAACATTACATGAAAATGTATCATCTTCAGCAAGGACCATGATACGAAACCTGAATTTATAAGGAATTTTGTGATAACTATTGAAAGTTGACTTTAATAAAGagtaaaatataataaatttttgaTATAACTCTAATTTGTTCTACCTTTTAGGGGCAACCGGAATTATGCGAGGGCAATTATTACATCGAAATCTCCTGTCAAGCCGCTCAACCTCTTGTTGACATTTGTTACAACTGTAAAACCACCATGCTACATCCTCATCCACCTTAACAACTGAGAACGTGGTGTATATCTTTTCTGTTTGAAGTGAAAAAATtcagatttaaaaataaatcatattCAATATGGTTGTGTCGTGCAAATTTTATAAAGGTTATAAAACCTTAAAGTCATCATATGTCAGCTTTTCATTGAGATCCTTTAATGTCATTCGTTCCATAAAGGTTTGAACAAATTCAGATTTTTCCGCCTTAAGATATTTTTCTCTCTTTGACAAATATCCCTCCTCCTTCAGCCTACAAAGGTAAACATTGATGTTTATTAACTCAGCCTCCTATCAACTGTTATTAAACATGCAAACGTGTtgtaattatataattattataattcttAATCGTAGTACCTCATCCTCATATCAGTCACAGATTCATCATCTAGGTTGAGGTACAATTTTGAAGATGACAAAGTACCAATCTGCACAGTATCTAAATCAAAGCAATATAGTTCAGGAAATTGTTTTATAATGTCAAGGTCATTTATACTAAGTAGTCAAAGAGAACTTACTCATGAAAGTTATAACTTTTGTGCTCTTTATTATTGCAATGACTGGAGACTGGAGTTTCTTAGTATAAATGTTATTGGACAACACAACAAGATCTCCCCAAACACTGACTTTATGCTGATTACTATATTGAAAAATGAACATATATTTCAGGATATACAACTTCCACATTAGAGGCggactcagaaaataattataattacaGGATAAATATTAATACATTCAACAAACCTGGAATCACAAATCCTGAATTTGACAATGTCTCGCATGCCAAATTTTGTGTCAAGTTTCGTTAGAGGTTCAAAATCCTCAATAACTCCAATTACATCTAAATTAAACAGAGCAATATATTT
Encoded here:
- the LOC141665316 gene encoding replication protein A 70 kDa DNA-binding subunit C-like; amino-acid sequence: MEYAVFNLIEYLDQSTTNWKIKARVTRMWTSVSSENGSVKGYNVILLDDDNNHVHAFAYPNIWNGFKTPVIEGGVYVFDQFSVKDAVVTAVEDDGMTPAYKFEFLDLGDLFVEASKYQPQQQPKFAIDVIGVIEDFEPLTKLDTKFGMRDIVKFRICDSSNQHKVSVWGDLVVLSNNIYTKKLQSPVIAIIKSTKVITFMNTVQIGTLSSSKLYLNLDDESVTDMRMRLKEEGYLSKREKYLKAEKSEFVQTFMERMTLKDLNEKLTYDDFKIYTTFSVVKVDEDVAWWFYSCNKCQQEVERLDRRFRCNNCPRIIPVAPKRFRIMVLAEDDTFSCNVILMDRAARRIVGTSATKAYNDFEKAPEEGLPQVLKDLVEKEVTVIIQFNKANVTEDSTIFDANDIFDTTTQSPSPSESAHISESSSINFSVNSVDLDAIDHTPGSAKSVTIKIKKEK